The following are encoded in a window of Flavobacterium psychrotrophum genomic DNA:
- a CDS encoding UDP-N-acetylmuramoyl-L-alanyl-D-glutamate--2,6-diaminopimelate ligase — translation MMLLRDILYKVSIEQVKGPTDIAVSKIEFDSRAVAAADAFVAIKGTLSDGHTYIEKAISLGATTIVCEQMPEATVEGVTCIVVKNSHAALAFMAANYYGNPSESLKLVGVTGTNGKTTIATLLYQLFKNAGFKTGLLSTVKVMVDETEYKATHTTPDSLTINKYLREMADAGCDYCFMEVSSHGIHQHRTSGLLFAGGIFTNLSHDHLDYHATFAEYRDVKKSFFDHLPKSAFALVNVDDKNGLVMLQNTVAKKLTYALKTYADYRAQILENQLSGLLLKINGEEVWVKLIGSFNAYNLLAIFATAVNLGLEEREVLRLLSELESVSGRFQFIVSPGGITAIVDYAHTPDALENVLSTIENIRTRNEQLITVVGCGGDRDKTKRPVMAHIASSMSNRAIFTSDNPRSEVPEDILEDMEKGVEPQNYKKTVAMVDRKQAIKLACQLARPNDIILIAGKGHETYQEIKGVKHDFDDMEIVKEILSQLNK, via the coding sequence ATAATGCTGCTGCGCGATATATTATATAAAGTTTCTATAGAACAGGTTAAAGGGCCTACCGATATCGCTGTGTCTAAAATTGAGTTTGATTCGCGTGCTGTAGCAGCTGCCGATGCTTTTGTAGCCATTAAGGGTACACTAAGTGATGGACATACTTATATAGAAAAAGCAATAAGCCTTGGTGCAACAACTATAGTGTGTGAACAAATGCCGGAGGCAACAGTTGAGGGCGTAACATGTATAGTAGTAAAAAACAGCCATGCGGCACTGGCCTTTATGGCGGCTAATTATTACGGTAATCCGTCTGAAAGCTTAAAACTTGTAGGGGTAACCGGTACTAATGGTAAGACTACTATTGCTACATTATTGTACCAGTTGTTTAAAAATGCAGGTTTTAAAACCGGTTTGCTTAGTACAGTTAAGGTAATGGTAGATGAAACGGAGTATAAAGCTACGCACACCACACCAGATTCTTTGACAATAAATAAATACCTGCGCGAAATGGCCGATGCCGGTTGCGATTACTGCTTTATGGAAGTAAGCTCGCACGGCATACACCAGCACAGGACAAGCGGTTTGCTGTTTGCAGGCGGGATATTTACCAACCTGTCTCACGATCACCTTGATTACCATGCTACGTTTGCAGAGTACAGGGATGTAAAGAAATCGTTCTTTGACCATTTGCCAAAATCAGCCTTTGCATTAGTAAATGTAGATGATAAAAATGGCCTTGTAATGCTGCAGAATACGGTAGCTAAAAAGCTTACCTACGCACTTAAGACCTATGCAGATTACAGGGCGCAGATACTGGAAAACCAGCTTAGCGGCTTACTGCTTAAGATAAATGGGGAAGAAGTATGGGTAAAGCTTATAGGTTCATTTAATGCCTACAACCTGCTGGCAATTTTTGCAACGGCAGTTAACCTTGGACTTGAAGAGCGTGAAGTACTACGCCTGCTTAGCGAGCTTGAGAGCGTTAGTGGCAGGTTCCAGTTTATAGTATCGCCGGGTGGTATTACCGCTATTGTAGATTATGCACATACGCCCGATGCGCTGGAAAATGTACTGAGTACTATAGAAAACATTCGCACGCGCAATGAGCAGCTTATAACGGTAGTGGGTTGCGGCGGCGACAGGGATAAGACCAAACGCCCGGTAATGGCACACATAGCAAGCAGCATGAGCAACCGCGCCATTTTTACCAGCGATAATCCGCGCAGCGAAGTGCCTGAGGATATCTTAGAAGATATGGAGAAAGGTGTTGAGCCCCAAAACTATAAAAAAACGGTGGCAATGGTAGACCGTAAACAAGCAATAAAGCTTGCCTGCCAGCTTGCCCGCCCTAATGATATTATACTCATTGCCGGAAAAGGGCATGAAACATACCAGGAGATAAAGGGAGTGAAGCATGATTTTGATGATATGGAGATAGTGAAAGAAATTTTAAGCCAATTAAACAAATAG
- a CDS encoding FtsW/RodA/SpoVE family cell cycle protein, with product MKELITNLKGDKGIWSFVMLLALISFMPVFSASSNLVYVIGKGSTIGYLVKHLVHIFIGFGLIYMVHKVPYHYYRGLSQLLLPVVALLLVYTFFQGTVIDGANASRWIKVPFIGVTFQTSALAMIVLMVYVARYLAKNEGKEWDFKASVIELWGPVFIILALILPANFSTAALIFSMVSMLVFVGGYPMRYLGVIVGVGITMLVLFVSFAMAFPKAMPNRVHTWMNRIERFTSDEPNEDDYQIEKAKIAIATGQVYGLGPGKSVQKNFLPQSSSDFIFAIIVEEYGLLGGLVVLFMYLMLFFRFLVSAHKAKSMFGKLLIVGLGFPIIFQALINMGVATELLPVTGQTLPLISSGGSSIWMTCISIGIIISVTKKEEEVAQELQEKEDREAALQQLIDEHILREKQREEAEALGIAEPAAYSIEDAANPMRAVMGK from the coding sequence ATGAAAGAATTAATCACAAACCTGAAAGGAGACAAAGGCATCTGGTCATTCGTGATGCTGCTTGCCCTTATATCGTTTATGCCGGTTTTTAGCGCAAGCTCTAACCTGGTGTATGTTATTGGCAAGGGGTCTACTATAGGGTATTTGGTTAAGCACCTCGTTCATATCTTTATTGGTTTTGGGCTTATATACATGGTGCATAAGGTGCCATACCACTACTACCGCGGGCTTTCGCAGCTGCTGTTACCGGTGGTTGCGCTGCTTCTTGTGTATACCTTTTTTCAGGGTACGGTTATCGATGGGGCTAATGCCAGCCGCTGGATAAAGGTGCCGTTTATAGGCGTTACCTTCCAGACTTCGGCACTGGCCATGATTGTACTTATGGTATATGTAGCGCGCTACCTTGCAAAAAACGAAGGTAAGGAGTGGGATTTTAAAGCTTCGGTTATAGAGCTATGGGGGCCGGTATTTATTATACTGGCACTTATATTACCGGCTAACTTTAGTACAGCGGCGCTTATCTTTAGTATGGTAAGCATGCTGGTTTTTGTAGGCGGTTATCCTATGCGTTACTTGGGTGTTATTGTTGGTGTGGGTATAACCATGCTGGTATTGTTTGTATCGTTTGCTATGGCGTTCCCTAAAGCGATGCCGAACAGGGTACACACCTGGATGAACCGTATAGAACGTTTTACATCTGATGAGCCTAACGAGGACGATTACCAGATAGAAAAAGCCAAAATAGCTATTGCAACAGGTCAGGTTTATGGCCTTGGTCCGGGCAAAAGCGTTCAGAAGAACTTCCTGCCGCAATCGTCGTCAGATTTTATCTTCGCGATCATTGTAGAAGAGTATGGTTTACTGGGAGGGCTTGTAGTGCTGTTTATGTACCTCATGTTGTTTTTCAGGTTTCTGGTTTCGGCACATAAAGCAAAGTCCATGTTTGGTAAGCTGCTTATTGTGGGGCTCGGTTTCCCGATAATATTTCAGGCGCTTATCAATATGGGGGTAGCTACAGAGTTGCTTCCGGTAACGGGACAAACCTTGCCACTTATAAGTAGTGGTGGTAGTAGTATCTGGATGACGTGTATATCTATAGGCATCATCATTAGTGTTACTAAAAAAGAAGAAGAAGTAGCGCAGGAGCTTCAGGAGAAAGAAGACCGTGAAGCCGCCCTGCAACAATTGATAGATGAACACATCCTTCGCGAAAAACAACGCGAGGAAGCAGAAGCTCTGGGCATAGCAGAACCGGCAGCTTATTCTATAGAAGACGCAGCTAACCCTATGCGGGCGGTAATGGGAAAATAG
- a CDS encoding cell division protein FtsQ/DivIB, giving the protein MKNFNWTNIRLFLIVGVAVFLYSFSGIRNEGRKIKQAEVVFVDNENFITKKDVNKLLKQNFDTVTGIKKVQLDLNKVEKSIDTNPMVDKAEVYATIDGKLTAIVVQKKPVARIFSGSKSYYLDYKGNEMPLSESETARVPLVSGSIDRTDKKRLSELLNYIYDDDFLKKNITGLAVMPWGDIMMDIRGYDFEVVFGKPINIDRKFKNYKAFLQDAIKDTLTENYKTINLKFTQQVVGTKK; this is encoded by the coding sequence ATGAAAAATTTTAACTGGACAAACATTCGCCTTTTCCTGATTGTAGGAGTAGCAGTTTTCCTGTACTCTTTTTCGGGCATACGCAATGAGGGAAGAAAGATAAAACAGGCAGAGGTTGTGTTTGTAGATAATGAGAATTTTATTACAAAGAAGGACGTTAATAAGTTGTTGAAACAAAATTTTGACACAGTTACGGGCATAAAGAAAGTTCAGCTAGATTTGAATAAGGTGGAAAAAAGTATCGACACAAATCCTATGGTCGACAAGGCAGAGGTTTACGCTACAATCGACGGTAAACTTACAGCCATTGTTGTCCAGAAAAAGCCTGTAGCCAGAATTTTCAGCGGTTCTAAATCGTACTATCTAGATTATAAAGGGAATGAAATGCCTCTTAGCGAAAGCGAAACGGCACGGGTTCCGCTTGTGTCCGGTAGCATCGACAGAACGGATAAAAAAAGACTGAGCGAGTTGCTGAATTATATTTATGATGACGATTTTTTAAAGAAGAATATCACCGGCCTGGCCGTTATGCCTTGGGGAGACATAATGATGGATATACGGGGTTATGACTTTGAGGTTGTCTTTGGAAAACCGATAAATATCGACAGGAAGTTTAAAAATTACAAGGCGTTTTTGCAGGACGCGATTAAGGATACGTTGACAGAAAATTACAAAACAATTAACCTGAAGTTTACGCAACAGGTGGTGGGCACCAAAAAATGA
- the murG gene encoding undecaprenyldiphospho-muramoylpentapeptide beta-N-acetylglucosaminyltransferase, with the protein MGNKKFILSGGGTGGHIYPAVAIANELKVRFPDSEILFVGASDKMEMQKVPQAGYKIEGLWIAGIQRRITLDNAMFPLKLVSSLIKSRKIVKAFKPDVVIGTGGFASGPLLRAAAGMGVPTVIQEQNSYPGITNKWLSKFAKKICVAYDNLERFFPASKLVFTGNPVRQDLMDTEGKREEGIARFGLDPNKKTLLVLGGSLGSRRINQLIAKELTWLQAQDVQIIWQCGKFYFEEYRHHGDKDGIQVLSFIDRMDLVYAAADIVISRAGASSVSELCIVGKPTLFIPSPNVAEDHQTKNADAIVNKGGALMLKESQLDTQFQPLFGDLIANEEKQQKLGENMKKLAKVNATNDIVEEIVKLLKK; encoded by the coding sequence ATGGGAAACAAAAAATTCATATTAAGCGGTGGTGGTACAGGCGGGCATATTTACCCGGCGGTGGCTATTGCTAATGAGCTTAAAGTTCGTTTTCCTGATAGTGAGATACTATTTGTAGGGGCCAGCGATAAAATGGAGATGCAAAAGGTGCCGCAGGCCGGTTACAAGATAGAGGGTTTGTGGATAGCGGGCATACAACGCAGAATTACATTAGATAATGCCATGTTTCCGCTTAAGCTGGTAAGCAGCCTTATAAAATCGAGAAAGATTGTAAAAGCATTTAAACCCGATGTGGTTATAGGCACAGGCGGTTTTGCCAGCGGTCCGTTACTAAGGGCAGCAGCAGGCATGGGAGTGCCAACAGTTATACAGGAGCAAAACTCGTATCCGGGCATTACCAACAAGTGGCTGTCTAAATTCGCAAAGAAAATATGCGTTGCTTATGATAACCTTGAACGTTTTTTTCCGGCATCAAAACTCGTTTTTACGGGTAACCCTGTAAGGCAGGATTTGATGGATACTGAGGGTAAAAGAGAAGAAGGTATAGCACGTTTTGGGCTCGACCCGAATAAAAAAACACTACTGGTACTGGGTGGCAGCCTTGGCTCGCGCCGCATTAACCAGCTTATTGCAAAAGAGCTTACATGGCTACAGGCGCAGGATGTACAAATCATCTGGCAGTGTGGTAAGTTCTATTTTGAAGAATACCGTCACCACGGCGATAAAGATGGAATCCAGGTGTTGTCTTTTATAGACCGGATGGATCTGGTATATGCCGCGGCAGACATCGTGATTTCAAGGGCAGGCGCGTCATCGGTTTCAGAATTGTGCATTGTGGGTAAGCCAACACTGTTTATCCCGTCGCCCAATGTAGCCGAAGACCACCAGACAAAAAATGCAGATGCCATTGTAAACAAAGGCGGGGCATTAATGCTTAAGGAGTCGCAACTGGATACGCAGTTCCAGCCGCTTTTTGGCGATTTGATCGCTAACGAAGAAAAGCAGCAAAAACTGGGAGAGAATATGAAAAAGCTGGCAAAGGTAAATGCCACAAATGATATAGTTGAAGAGATTGTAAAGCTGCTGAAAAAGTAG
- the ftsA gene encoding cell division protein FtsA codes for MERESIAVGLDIGTTKIVVMIGKKNEYGKLEILGIGKSKSLGVARGVVNNITQTIQSIQQAIQEAETNSGYRINDVVVGIAGQHIRSIQHSDYISRNNPEEVIGDADIDMLINQVHKLAMLPGEEIIHVLPQEFKIDGQNEIKEPIGMYGGRLESSFHVVVGQASSIRNVGRCIKSSGLDLSGLTLEPLASADAVLSQEEKEAGVALIDIGGGTTDLAIFKDGIIRHTAVIPFGGNVITEDIKEGCSIIEKQAELLKVKFGSAWPGENKDNEIVSIPGLRGREPKEISLKNLSKIIHARVVEIIEQVFAEIKAYGHEDPRKKLIAGIVLTGGGAELKHIKQLVEYITGMDTRIGYPNEHLAGASGEEISSPLFATAVGLVMNSLRNNTLSATPMVELQKPVYQAPVRQQPQPVVNAVVAEPVAPVAEPELETVAVARETERASESTEKKVKRSFFDKYIDKIKDFLDNAE; via the coding sequence ATGGAAAGAGAGAGCATTGCAGTAGGACTGGATATCGGAACGACAAAGATTGTTGTGATGATAGGCAAGAAAAATGAGTACGGCAAGCTGGAGATCCTTGGTATAGGGAAATCTAAAAGCCTGGGTGTGGCCAGGGGTGTGGTAAATAACATTACCCAAACCATACAAAGCATACAGCAGGCCATACAGGAGGCAGAAACAAACAGCGGTTACCGTATTAATGATGTGGTGGTGGGTATAGCCGGCCAGCACATACGCAGTATACAGCACAGCGATTACATAAGCAGGAACAATCCTGAAGAGGTAATTGGCGATGCTGATATTGATATGCTTATAAACCAGGTGCACAAACTTGCAATGCTGCCGGGTGAAGAAATTATACATGTACTCCCGCAGGAGTTTAAAATAGACGGACAAAACGAAATTAAAGAACCAATAGGCATGTATGGCGGCAGGCTTGAGAGCAGCTTCCACGTAGTAGTGGGGCAGGCTTCATCCATCCGTAACGTGGGCCGTTGCATCAAAAGTTCAGGCTTAGACCTTTCTGGCCTTACGCTGGAGCCATTGGCATCTGCCGATGCTGTACTTAGCCAGGAAGAAAAAGAGGCTGGTGTAGCGCTTATCGACATAGGTGGTGGTACTACAGACCTTGCTATTTTTAAAGATGGCATCATTCGCCATACAGCAGTAATTCCTTTTGGTGGTAATGTAATTACCGAAGATATTAAAGAGGGCTGCTCTATTATTGAAAAGCAGGCTGAACTTTTAAAAGTAAAATTTGGTTCTGCATGGCCAGGTGAAAACAAAGACAACGAAATTGTTTCAATTCCGGGTCTTCGCGGTCGCGAGCCAAAAGAGATATCGCTTAAAAACCTTTCTAAGATCATCCATGCACGCGTGGTAGAGATCATAGAGCAGGTATTTGCTGAAATTAAAGCATACGGGCATGAAGACCCGCGCAAAAAACTTATAGCAGGTATTGTACTTACAGGTGGTGGTGCAGAGCTTAAGCACATAAAGCAACTTGTAGAATACATTACCGGTATGGATACCCGTATAGGTTATCCTAACGAGCACCTTGCGGGCGCATCGGGCGAAGAAATTTCAAGCCCGTTATTTGCTACGGCAGTAGGTCTTGTAATGAACAGCCTGCGCAACAATACCCTTAGCGCTACGCCAATGGTAGAATTGCAAAAACCGGTTTACCAGGCACCTGTAAGGCAGCAGCCTCAGCCTGTAGTTAATGCGGTTGTGGCTGAGCCGGTGGCCCCGGTAGCTGAACCTGAACTTGAAACTGTAGCGGTGGCAAGGGAAACAGAAAGGGCATCTGAATCTACTGAAAAGAAGGTAAAGAGGTCGTTTTTTGACAAGTATATAGATAAGATTAAAGATTTTTTAGATAACGCAGAATAA
- the murC gene encoding UDP-N-acetylmuramate--L-alanine ligase, giving the protein MELEKIHNVYFIGIGGIGMSALARYFTFIGKNVAGYDKTPTHLTDELKAEGISIHFDDKVELIGLPFLDKENTLVVVTPAVPKNHLQWNYFLQNGFEVKKRAEVLGIITKGTFCFAVAGTHGKTTTSSILGHILHQSGVDVTAFLGGIVEGYNTNLIGSGKTVTVAEADEFDRSFLHLHPDIACITSMDADHLDIYGDTASIEASFREFADKVEDKKQLFVVDGLPLNGVTVGVGKGQFSAQNIRIDNGWYVFDVATPDDTITDIRFGLPGHHNLTNATLALAMAKTYGLEGDAIKAALESFQGVRRRFSYQIKEKELVYIDDYAHHPTEIDAVYQAVSELYPDEKVLAVFQPHLFSRTRDFAEGFAKSLGKFENIVLLDIYPAREQPIEGITSQWLLDMIENPSKKLVSKEHLLPLLKGSDATVFITIGAGDIGEMVPEIKAVLNEKF; this is encoded by the coding sequence ATGGAACTAGAAAAAATACATAACGTCTATTTTATTGGTATCGGTGGCATCGGCATGAGTGCCCTGGCACGCTATTTTACCTTCATTGGTAAAAATGTAGCCGGGTATGATAAAACACCCACCCATCTTACCGATGAGTTAAAGGCAGAAGGTATCAGTATCCATTTTGACGATAAGGTAGAGCTTATAGGGCTTCCATTCCTTGATAAAGAAAATACGCTGGTTGTTGTAACCCCGGCCGTACCTAAAAACCACCTGCAATGGAACTATTTCCTGCAAAATGGCTTTGAGGTTAAAAAGCGTGCAGAAGTGCTTGGTATCATTACAAAAGGTACTTTTTGCTTTGCGGTAGCTGGCACACACGGTAAGACTACCACAAGCAGCATACTGGGGCATATACTACACCAAAGCGGCGTAGATGTTACAGCGTTTTTAGGTGGTATTGTAGAAGGTTATAATACAAACCTTATAGGTAGCGGCAAGACGGTGACCGTAGCAGAGGCTGATGAATTTGACCGTTCGTTTTTGCACCTGCACCCGGATATTGCCTGCATCACATCAATGGATGCAGACCATTTAGATATTTATGGCGATACAGCTTCGATAGAGGCATCGTTCAGGGAATTTGCAGATAAGGTAGAAGATAAAAAACAGTTGTTTGTAGTAGATGGCCTTCCGTTAAATGGTGTAACTGTTGGCGTGGGTAAAGGGCAATTCTCAGCACAAAACATCCGTATAGATAATGGATGGTATGTGTTTGATGTAGCCACTCCGGATGATACAATAACTGATATAAGGTTTGGGCTTCCGGGCCACCATAACCTTACTAATGCCACACTGGCGTTAGCTATGGCTAAGACCTACGGTCTTGAAGGCGATGCTATAAAAGCGGCGCTGGAAAGCTTTCAGGGAGTAAGGCGCAGGTTTAGTTACCAGATCAAAGAAAAAGAGCTGGTGTATATAGATGACTATGCACACCATCCTACAGAGATAGACGCGGTGTACCAGGCGGTAAGCGAGTTGTACCCTGATGAAAAGGTGCTGGCGGTTTTTCAGCCGCATTTGTTTAGCCGCACCCGCGATTTTGCCGAAGGTTTTGCAAAGAGCCTGGGTAAGTTTGAAAATATAGTGTTGCTGGATATTTATCCGGCAAGGGAGCAGCCCATTGAGGGCATTACCAGCCAGTGGCTGCTGGATATGATAGAGAACCCGAGCAAAAAACTGGTAAGTAAAGAGCATTTGCTGCCACTTTTAAAAGGTAGCGATGCTACGGTATTTATAACCATAGGGGCGGGCGATATAGGAGAGATGGTTCCTGAAATTAAAGCGGTATTAAATGAAAAATTTTAA
- the murD gene encoding UDP-N-acetylmuramoyl-L-alanine--D-glutamate ligase: MRLVVLGGGESGVGTAILAKKKGYDVFVSDFGKIKNNYKEVLALNKLDWEEEQHTEEKILNADLVMKSPGIPDKSPIVKKIREKGIPVISEIEFANPFNEVETIGITGSNGKTTTTMLVHHLLKQGGMNVGLAGNIGKSFAWQVAENKVEGYVLELSSFQLDGIVDYRPHIAVITNISQDHLDRYEYKYELYIAAKFRITMNQTKEDYLVYDADDEMINDWLSKNKTKAKLIPFSLSGNNKEGIYVEDDTIISNIKKHEFTMPINELSLDGKHNVKNAMAAIAVAQLKNIRKNTIRESMSNFQGVEHRLEKVLKIQGVEYINDSKATNTNSTYYALDSMSAPTVWIVGGVDKGNDYNELMGLVNEKVKAIVCLGVDNHKIISAFGNVVDVLVEATSMTEAVIAASKLAEKGDTVLLSPCCASFDLFESYEDRGKQFKAAVQNL; encoded by the coding sequence ATGAGGTTAGTAGTATTGGGTGGAGGAGAAAGCGGTGTAGGTACTGCTATCCTGGCAAAGAAAAAAGGGTACGATGTTTTCGTATCTGATTTCGGGAAAATAAAAAATAATTACAAAGAAGTTCTTGCACTTAATAAACTTGACTGGGAAGAAGAGCAGCACACCGAGGAAAAAATACTCAATGCTGATCTTGTAATGAAAAGCCCGGGAATACCCGATAAGTCGCCCATTGTAAAAAAGATCAGGGAAAAAGGCATTCCGGTAATATCTGAAATAGAATTTGCCAATCCTTTTAACGAGGTCGAAACCATAGGTATTACCGGTAGTAATGGCAAGACCACTACCACAATGCTTGTACACCACCTGCTAAAACAGGGCGGAATGAACGTAGGGCTTGCCGGTAACATAGGTAAAAGCTTTGCCTGGCAGGTTGCAGAAAATAAGGTTGAAGGTTATGTCTTAGAGCTGAGCAGTTTTCAGCTGGATGGCATAGTAGATTATCGCCCGCACATAGCCGTGATAACAAACATAAGCCAGGACCACCTGGACAGGTACGAATACAAGTATGAATTGTATATAGCGGCCAAGTTCAGGATCACGATGAACCAGACTAAGGAGGATTACCTGGTGTATGATGCCGACGATGAAATGATAAATGACTGGCTCAGCAAAAATAAAACCAAAGCGAAACTTATCCCTTTTTCGCTTTCAGGAAATAATAAAGAAGGGATATATGTAGAAGACGACACTATTATTAGTAATATAAAGAAACACGAATTTACCATGCCTATAAACGAACTATCTCTTGACGGGAAACACAATGTTAAAAATGCAATGGCTGCCATAGCGGTAGCACAGCTAAAAAACATAAGGAAAAATACCATCAGGGAGAGTATGTCTAACTTTCAGGGTGTGGAGCACAGGCTGGAGAAAGTGCTTAAAATACAGGGAGTGGAGTATATTAACGATAGCAAGGCTACCAATACAAACTCTACCTACTATGCACTAGATAGCATGAGCGCACCAACCGTATGGATTGTGGGCGGTGTAGATAAAGGCAACGATTATAACGAGCTTATGGGGCTGGTTAACGAAAAAGTAAAAGCCATTGTTTGTCTTGGTGTAGACAACCATAAAATTATAAGCGCCTTTGGTAATGTGGTAGATGTGCTGGTTGAAGCAACCAGTATGACAGAAGCTGTTATAGCGGCATCTAAACTGGCAGAAAAAGGCGACACGGTGTTGCTTTCGCCATGTTGTGCAAGTTTTGACCTTTTTGAAAGCTACGAAGACCGAGGCAAGCAGTTTAAGGCTGCTGTACAAAATTTATAG
- the mraY gene encoding phospho-N-acetylmuramoyl-pentapeptide-transferase: protein MLYYLFQFLDRQWDVPGTGVFQYITFRSGLAVILSLLLSTIFGKRIINFLRRQQIGETVRDLGLEGQTQKAGTPTMGGLIIIFSTLVPVLLLAKLDNIYIMLLVVTTLWMGTIGFIDDYLKIHKKDKEGLKGKFKVVGQVGLGIIVGYVLYFHPGVTIRTDTSRVDIFQEGRNVITQTPAEEKSTATTIPFFKNNEFDYAEALSFMGDGYEKWAWLIFIPVVIFIITAVSNGANLTDGIDGLAAGTSAIAVLTLGIFAFVSGNIIFSNYLNIMYIPNSGEMTVYIAAFVGALIGFLWYNTYPASVFMGDTGSLTIGGIIAVLALAVRKELLVPVLCGIFLAENLSVVAQVGFFKYTKKKFGEGRRIFLMAPLHHHYQKKGYHESKIVARFWIIGILLAIFSLVSLKLR from the coding sequence ATGCTGTATTACTTATTTCAGTTTTTAGACAGACAATGGGATGTGCCGGGTACAGGAGTTTTCCAGTACATCACGTTTCGCTCGGGGTTGGCAGTAATACTGTCACTGTTGTTATCTACCATTTTTGGTAAGAGAATCATCAACTTCCTGCGCCGCCAGCAAATAGGCGAAACAGTGCGTGACCTTGGCCTTGAGGGGCAAACCCAAAAAGCAGGTACGCCTACTATGGGTGGGCTTATCATCATCTTCAGTACGCTTGTACCGGTGCTCTTGCTTGCCAAGCTTGATAATATTTACATCATGCTGCTTGTAGTTACCACCCTTTGGATGGGCACTATAGGTTTTATAGATGATTATTTAAAAATACATAAAAAAGATAAAGAGGGCCTTAAAGGTAAATTTAAGGTTGTAGGCCAGGTAGGCCTGGGTATAATAGTAGGTTATGTACTGTACTTTCACCCGGGTGTTACCATCAGGACAGATACCTCAAGGGTAGACATCTTTCAGGAAGGGCGCAACGTGATAACACAGACGCCTGCCGAAGAAAAGTCGACAGCGACTACCATTCCGTTCTTTAAAAATAATGAATTTGACTATGCTGAGGCGCTTTCCTTTATGGGAGACGGTTATGAGAAATGGGCATGGCTGATATTTATCCCTGTAGTAATATTTATCATTACGGCGGTAAGTAACGGTGCTAACCTTACCGATGGTATAGACGGCCTCGCGGCGGGTACAAGTGCCATTGCGGTGCTCACCCTCGGAATATTTGCCTTTGTATCGGGTAACATCATCTTCAGTAATTACCTGAACATAATGTACATCCCTAACTCCGGCGAAATGACGGTATATATCGCAGCTTTTGTTGGGGCACTCATTGGCTTTCTGTGGTACAATACTTATCCGGCATCGGTCTTTATGGGCGATACGGGCAGCCTTACCATAGGTGGTATTATTGCGGTACTTGCCTTGGCAGTTAGAAAAGAATTGCTGGTTCCTGTACTGTGTGGAATCTTCCTTGCAGAAAACCTTTCGGTAGTGGCACAGGTTGGTTTCTTTAAATACACCAAGAAAAAATTTGGCGAAGGCCGCAGGATATTCCTTATGGCGCCGCTGCACCACCACTACCAGAAAAAAGGCTATCACGAAAGTAAGATCGTAGCCCGCTTCTGGATCATAGGGATACTTTTAGCAATATTCTCATTAGTATCATTAAAACTGCGATAG